The window TTACGTCGGTTGGCCGGCGGACATGGTGGCGCGCAAGGTGCTCAAGAAAGACGTCCTGATCGGCCGCGACGCCCTCGACAACCGCTCCATGCTGGATCTCTTCCGGCCCCTCGAAGAAGGCCTCATCCGCGAAGGCTCGAGCCGTGATGCGGAGGCCGTCAAGGAGTTGCTGCGCCATCTGGTCGGACTGGCCAAGGGGGAAGGGTCCAATGGCAAGGCAAAGGTGCGGGCGGTGGTCGGCGTGCCGGCGGAGGCCCTGCGGGTCAACAAGCAGCACCTTCGCCAGTCGATGGGCGACCTGGTGGACGGCCTGATGATCGTCTCCGAGCCCTTCGCCGTGGCCTACGGTCTGGAGGCGCTGCTGCACAGCATGATCATCGATATCGGCGCCGGGACGGCCGACTTCTGCGTGATGAGGGGCCGCTTGCCGACGGAGGAGGACCAGCGCACCTTGACCACCGCCGGCGACTGGCTCGACGAGCAGTTGATGACCCAGATCCGGGAGCGCCATCCGGAGGCGACCTTCTCGATCCACATGGTGCGCGGCTGGAAGGAGCGCCACAGCTTCGTGGGGCCGGCGCCGGAACCGGTGGTGGTGACCGTGCCGGTCGCCGGCAAGCCGACGGAGATCGACATCACCGATGCGATGCAGGCGGCCTGCGAGGCGCTGATGCCGCCGGTGATCGAGACGATGGTGGATCTGCTCACCCGGGTCGAGCCGGAGTACCAGGAGCGGGTGCGCCGCAACATCATCCTGGCCGGCGGCACCTCGCTGATCCGCGGCTTCGATCAGCGCATCGAGCGAGAGCTGGCGGAGATCGGCGGCGGCACCGTGAAGGTGGTCAAGGATCCCCTGTACATCGGTTCCGACGGTGGCCTCGCCATTGCCATGGACGCTCCCGACCCCGACTGGGATCGGTTGTCAGGAGGCTGAGGACTTTGGCTGATCTTCTTCTCAGCCCCCTGACAACTGCCTATTTCAGGGGGGCTGGAGGCGCCCCCCTCGCCGCAGGGAACCTGCGGCTCACCCCCGTCCTCGGCGGGTCTTTGGACCCGCCGCCGAGCCCTCTCGGGCCCGGGCTCGGGCTTCGGATAGATTGTCCGTTAGCCGAGTGGACGCTATAGACGTCTATTTCCGAGGCTCTCGCTGTCGAGCCTTCAGAGGAATTTTTGGATGAGCCATCTGGTCCTGATCGTCGACGACGAGCCGGGCATTCGCACCGCCCTGTCGGCCATTCTCGAGGACGAGGGATACGACACTGTCACCACCGATAGCGGCAGCAAGGCTCTGGAGCTGTACCAGGGGCGGCGGCCGGATGTGGTGTTCCTGGACATCTGGCTACCGGACCGCGACGGCCTGGAGACCCTCGAAGCGCTGCGCCAGGGGGATCCATCGGCGGCGGTGGTGATGATGTCCGGTCACGGCACCGCCTCGACGGCGGTCAAGGCGATCAAGATGGGGGCGGTCGACTATCTCGAGAAGCCTCTGTCCTACGCCCAGGCGGTGGAGGCGGTAGAAGGAGCGCTGGCAACGCGCACCGTTTCGGCGGCGACCGGCCCCCTCGAACAGCACGCCCGCCGGGTGGAGCAGGAGCGCTCCTTCGAGCCGGCCCCGGCGCTGCCGGCGCTGGTCGAGTCGGACCGGCCGCAGCGCACGGTCCGCGAGGCGAAGGTGATCTACGGTCTCGGTCTACATTCCGGTAGCCGCACCGGCATGGCGATTCAGCCGCTGCCGGCGGACAGCGGGATTCATTTCGTGACCCTCCCCTCGGGACGGCCCATTCCCGGTCACGTCGGTTTGGTGGCCGATACGGACTACGCCACCACTCTTTCGCGCGGCGGCGACAGTATTCGTACCGTCGAGCATCTGCTGTCGGCGCTCCACGCCTACGGGGTGACGAATCTGCTGATCAAGGTGCACGGTGAAATCCCGGTGCTCGACGGCTCGGCCCTGGAATTTTGCCAAACTCTCGAAGAGATCGGGGTGGTGGATCAACCGGCGATGCGCCAGGAAATGGTGATCGATCGGCGGTACGAGGTGGGTGGTGACGGCGAGAAGTGCCTGGTGATCGAACCGTTCGACGGGTTTGCGGTGTCGTATCTGCTGCGCTATCCGCCGCCTTTGGGGGAGCAGTACTTTGAGTTCGAGTTGAATGATGTGGAAGCCTATAAGCGGGAGATCGCTCCGGCTCGGACATTCGGGTTCATGCGGGACATGAAGATGATGAATGAGCTTGGGCTAGGCTCCGGGGGGCGGTTGGACAATTTCATCCTGGTGGGGGAGGACGAGGTACTGAATACGGCTTTGCGTTTTCCGGATGAATTTGTTCGGCACAAGATTCTCGACGTCATCGGGGACCTCTACCTGCTCGGCTATCCCATCCGCGGCAAGGTCACCGCACGACTGACCGGGCATCGGGACAACATCGCTCTACTGCGCGAGATTCAGAAATCCGCCTGAGCTTTGGTGGTTGGGGCCGGCCCTCCCCCGACGGACCTCCTCCTCAGCTTCCGAATAGGGGTGGTCGCTGGTCTTCCATTCCAAGCGATCACCCCCCGACGAACTTCCTTCACTGGCCTCGAATAGGGAACGTTCTTTCTTCGCCTCTGGCCGTGTGTGGGCGGCTCGCTAGGCGCCTGGGGTGGGGTTTGCGCTGAGCGGTGGCTACTGGATGTAGCCGAGGCTTCTCAGGGTGTCTCTCAGTTCGTCGTCCATGGGGCTGGGTACGGGGGTTGGGTCGTTGGGTCGGGTGCCGGTTTCCCAGGTGGCGATTCTGGGAGGGATCGGGTGGGCGGTTCGGTAGGTGGCGGAGAGGGCGTTTAGGTAGGCCTGGGTCTGGGTGCCGGGCATGTCCTCCGGTTGGGGAAGGGCCAGTAGGTGGAGAATCATGGGGGCGAGGTCGTAGATGGAGAGGTCCTCGACCTGCCGGCCCGGCTCGAAGGCCGGTCCGCGGGCGAAGAACATGCCGGCCGGGGCCCAGGTGTGGTGGTTGCGGTCGAAGTCCCAGCCGTGGTCGGAGATCACCAGCAGGTTGACGTCGCTCCCAAGGAGCGCTGCGAGGCGCTCGATCAATTCGCCGAGGCGCTGGTCCGTCAGGCGGTAGGAGGCGTCGAGGGCGTTTCGGAAGGGCGAGGCCGGGTTGTTGCGGTCGGCGGCGAAGAAGTGGCTGAAGGGGTCGACCGGGTAGAAGGAGGCGGCGGTGAAGCGCGGTTCGAAGCGCTCGATCAGGGCGGGCAGAACGTCGACCGCCGGGTCGATCAAGTGGCCGATGGCCGCCAGCCGGCGCGGGTCCTTGTCGCCGAGCGCCGCACTCTCCTCGACG is drawn from Acidobacteriota bacterium and contains these coding sequences:
- a CDS encoding rod shape-determining protein gives rise to the protein MSQKADNVLRVGIDLGTSRSSVSASNGQRHVVESYVGWPADMVARKVLKKDVLIGRDALDNRSMLDLFRPLEEGLIREGSSRDAEAVKELLRHLVGLAKGEGSNGKAKVRAVVGVPAEALRVNKQHLRQSMGDLVDGLMIVSEPFAVAYGLEALLHSMIIDIGAGTADFCVMRGRLPTEEDQRTLTTAGDWLDEQLMTQIRERHPEATFSIHMVRGWKERHSFVGPAPEPVVVTVPVAGKPTEIDITDAMQAACEALMPPVIETMVDLLTRVEPEYQERVRRNIILAGGTSLIRGFDQRIERELAEIGGGTVKVVKDPLYIGSDGGLAIAMDAPDPDWDRLSGG
- the lpxC gene encoding UDP-3-O-acyl-N-acetylglucosamine deacetylase yields the protein MSHLVLIVDDEPGIRTALSAILEDEGYDTVTTDSGSKALELYQGRRPDVVFLDIWLPDRDGLETLEALRQGDPSAAVVMMSGHGTASTAVKAIKMGAVDYLEKPLSYAQAVEAVEGALATRTVSAATGPLEQHARRVEQERSFEPAPALPALVESDRPQRTVREAKVIYGLGLHSGSRTGMAIQPLPADSGIHFVTLPSGRPIPGHVGLVADTDYATTLSRGGDSIRTVEHLLSALHAYGVTNLLIKVHGEIPVLDGSALEFCQTLEEIGVVDQPAMRQEMVIDRRYEVGGDGEKCLVIEPFDGFAVSYLLRYPPPLGEQYFEFELNDVEAYKREIAPARTFGFMRDMKMMNELGLGSGGRLDNFILVGEDEVLNTALRFPDEFVRHKILDVIGDLYLLGYPIRGKVTARLTGHRDNIALLREIQKSA